From Aedes albopictus strain Foshan chromosome 1, AalbF5, whole genome shotgun sequence, one genomic window encodes:
- the LOC115256102 gene encoding serine protease 52: MKNAKLTWAVAALLLQAVSATGLNPFIVGGTPAVIGQFPAHVGINVSPTVFCGGTILNSNHILTSGSCVLDGQNNLIAANQMHVRAGVITIDATTPATQVDRIFVHPHYNPFTFENDIAILRTTTAFTFPETAQPHIAPAELNHRIVPENDECHVAGWNWQAGIATTGLQSLLVSIYPRATCNQVFNGMIQSPMICTRTSAQNQALCVPNRGGGLYCGGKLSGIASFGFGCGANDTATVFTQIRYYEQWINQQFGRTDNPPPGPTPMPGIGGATSMFNLSMVAILFATIIIALVR; encoded by the exons ATGAAGAACGCCAAACTCACGTGGGCTGTTGCAG CCTTATTACTCCAGGCGGTATCAGCCACTGGACTTAATCCATTTATTGTTGGAGGTACCCCAGCGGTCATTGGACAGTTCCCAGCGCACGTTGGGATCAATGTCTCCCCGACTGTATTCTGCGGTGGAACCATCCTCAACAGTAACCATATCCTAACGTCCGGAAGTTGCGTTCTAGATGGCCAGAACAATCTGATCGCCGCCAATCAGATGCACGTTCGAGCCGGAGTAATCACAATTGACGCTACCACACCGGCCACACAGGTCGATCGAATCTTCGTCCACCCGCACTACAATCCGTTTACGTTCGAAAACGACATCGCCATCCTACGGACCACGACTGCCTTCACGTTCCCGGAAACGGCACAGCCCCACATAGCCCCCGCCGAACTAAACCACCGAATTGTCCCAGAAAATGACGAATGCCACGTCGCCGGGTGGAACTGGCAGGCCGGGATTGCCACGACGGGGCTCCAGAGCCTTCTGGTTTCTATCTACCCGCGTGCTACGTGCAATCAGGTATTCAACGGAATGATTCAAAGCCCGATGATCTGCACCAGAACATCCGCTCAGAATCAAGCTCTGTGCGTGCCAAACCGTGGTGGTGGATTGTACTGTGGTGGTAAACTGTCCGGTATTGCCTCGTTTGGTTTTGGATGCGGTGCGAACGATACGGCTACCGTTTTTACCCAGATTCGATACTACGAACAGTGGATCAACCAGCAGTTCGGACGAACGGATAATCCTCCTCCGGGTCCTACGCCGATGCCGGGGATTGGCGG GGCAACCTCTATGTTCAACCTATCGATGGTGGCCATCCTATTTGCCACAATTATCATTGCACTTGTTCGATAG